Sequence from the Terriglobia bacterium genome:
CAGTGACGGCTGTCGCGCTGACGAACTTCAGGGCCGGGGCAGCCTTCGCCAGGCCATCGCTGAAGACAAACGGAACCGTCTCCTCAATGCCTATGGGTCCGGTCGCTACGCGTCGATCTCGGAGTGCGGCGGCGAGCAGCGCATAAGGATTATCGTCCTCCTCCCACGTGAGAACCGGCGCGGACTTCCCGAACGGCCCGGCGGAGATTTGCCCAACGGCTCGCGCTTCCTCGAACTTCGGGCAGACGAAGAACCCGTCTCCGCGCCCTGGCAGCACCATGGCAAAGAAGCGTTCGCTCGGCCACCATCTCACCCCCGAGAAGTAAGTCAACGAAGTGCCGGAGCTGACGACCATCGCATCGATGTGCCCCTTCGCCATCAACTGCCGGGCCTTATCAAGTCGCTCGTGCCGTTCCGCACCGGTGATAGGCTTCGCTTGCGCTTTCCGCGATTTCAGGCGGGCAATCGCGCTCGGCAGCTTTTCCGTATCGGGCTGAATCTCGGCAACTGTTCTTCCGGCACCGAGAACCACTCCCGTCGATGCGGCGCATTGTAGAAACCGGCGTCGGCTGAACACTTTTCCCCCGTGGTTGCTGGTAGCGAGCCATCATAAATCAGAGCGCCGGCAGCAGGACCACAGAATCGAAGTTGCAATCCACGAACGTGCGCGGCTGCCAGCGGATTTTCGGGTTAATTCGCTTGGGAAAGAAGTAATTCTCGTGCGAGGATATCGGAACCATGAGTGGGGCGCAGGCGGGGGAATCAACCGGTAACAACCAGCACAGTCTGAAGCGCCAACTAGGTCTACGCGACCTGGTCTTGACGCAGATTTTGTACGTGGTCGGCACCACTTGGGTGGGCGTGGCCGCCGGTTTGGGCCATGCCCAGGTGGTGATGTGGATAGCCGCCATGATCCTGTTCAATGTGCCAATGGCTGCCTCGGTCATCGCGTTGAACCGCATCATGCCGCTGGAAGGCGGATTGTATGTGTGGGCCCGTGAAGCCTTCGGCGATATCGGCGGCTTTGTCACCGCATGGAACATCTGGGTGTACGGAATTGCGGTCACGGCGACGATTCTCTACGAGACGCCGTCGGCAATTGCGTACTTGCTGGGCCCGCGGGCGCAGTGGCTTCCGAATAGCCACTGGGCGAGCACGGCTCTTATCAGTGTGCTTGTTTTGGCGGTAATGTCGGCGGCGTTGCGCGGGCTCGGTGTGGGCAAGTGGATTCACGATATCGGCGGGGCCGCGATGCTGACGGTTTTCGCAATGCTGATCCTGCTGCCGCTATGGGGATGGGCGCGACACGTGCCCATGCATTGGGATCCGCTACGAGTCACCGCACCCCCGGCCGATCTCCGCACCCTCGCTCTATTCGGGCAAATGATGTTCGGCGCATTATGCGGACTTGAGTACGTGGCAATCCTGGCCGGCGAGTGTAAGGAGCCTGAGCGAACGATCGGCCAGTCGGTGTGGATTGCCGCGCCGGTCATCTGTCTCATGTTTGTTCTGGGCACCGGGTCGGTGGAGGCGTTTGTGCCGAAGGGCCAGATTAATTTCATCGCGCCCATCCCGCAGACGCTGCGCGCAGCGCTGGGAAATGCGGGATTGGGAAATCTACTCGCAATTGTGGCAATTGCGCTGGTGGAAGTGCGCCTGCTCAGCGCCGCGAGCCTGGTTTTTACCGGCGTGACGCGGCTGCCGATGACCGCCGGATGGGACAGGCTGGTGCCGAGCTGGTTTTCGCGGCTGCATCCCAGGTGGCGGACCCCTGTGAATTCAATCGTATTTACAGGGGTGCTGGTTCTGTTAATGCTGCTGGCCGCGAGCGCGGGCGTGCATGCCCAGGAGGCGTTCCAACTGCTCGAGAACGCCAGTCTGACGCACTACGCCGTGGCGTACCTGGCGATGTTCGCGATCCCGATCGTCGGCATGGGGACTCTGCGACGACGTTTGCCGCGTTGGTTGAAGTGGACGTCCGCGGTGGGACTCTTGTCGACGTCGTTCAGCCTGCTGATTGTCGTCTATCCCTTCGTGCACGTCGTGAATGCGCGCGTATACGCGCTGAAAATTGGCGGGACGGTGGTCGTGAGCAACCTGATCGCGCTCGCGTTCTATGCGGTGCGACGGCGAATGATCACACGTGAGGAGCGCGAGGCAGCCAGGGCATAGAACGCATTCCCGAATAAGGGGAGCCCACACTGTCTACACGCCCGTCATTGCGACCATCAAAAAGATGATTACGTCCTGAATGAAATGGAGTGACCACGCCCATCCCAGGCCGCGAGTATCCACCATGCTTCGGGCCACTATCCATGCAAAGAAGGCGGCCATTGCCACCCCGGAAAATCCGGAAGGATGTCCGCCAAAGTGGGCAAGCCCAAACAGTACCGACGTCGCCGTGATCGCCTGCGCCACTCCCATGAAACGAGAACCGTACGCCAGCAGCAGGCATCGAAACCTGAACT
This genomic interval carries:
- a CDS encoding APC family permease, whose product is MSGAQAGESTGNNQHSLKRQLGLRDLVLTQILYVVGTTWVGVAAGLGHAQVVMWIAAMILFNVPMAASVIALNRIMPLEGGLYVWAREAFGDIGGFVTAWNIWVYGIAVTATILYETPSAIAYLLGPRAQWLPNSHWASTALISVLVLAVMSAALRGLGVGKWIHDIGGAAMLTVFAMLILLPLWGWARHVPMHWDPLRVTAPPADLRTLALFGQMMFGALCGLEYVAILAGECKEPERTIGQSVWIAAPVICLMFVLGTGSVEAFVPKGQINFIAPIPQTLRAALGNAGLGNLLAIVAIALVEVRLLSAASLVFTGVTRLPMTAGWDRLVPSWFSRLHPRWRTPVNSIVFTGVLVLLMLLAASAGVHAQEAFQLLENASLTHYAVAYLAMFAIPIVGMGTLRRRLPRWLKWTSAVGLLSTSFSLLIVVYPFVHVVNARVYALKIGGTVVVSNLIALAFYAVRRRMITREEREAARA